The Cannabis sativa cultivar Pink pepper isolate KNU-18-1 unplaced genomic scaffold, ASM2916894v1 Contig3, whole genome shotgun sequence genome window below encodes:
- the LOC133033218 gene encoding phytosulfokines-like, whose product MSSKVVTTLFLLSLLLLFTVNTCLARPAPLSAFISNSDTTLIPTKHLGHKVINNEAEHEEEISCEGVEEEECLMRRTLAAHTDYIYTQKQNP is encoded by the exons ATGTCGTCGAAGGTGGTAACAACTCTTTTTTTGTTGAGTCTTCTTCTCTTATTCACAGTTAATACCTGTTTGGCTAGGCCTGCTCCATTATCAGCTTTCATTTCCAACTCTGATACTACTCTTATTCCCACTAAACATCTTGGCCATAAG GTCATTAATAATGAAGCAGAGCATGAGGAGGAAATTAGTTGTGAGGGAGTTGAGGAAGAAGAGTGCTTAATGAGAAGAACACTTGCAGCTCATACTGATTATATCTACACACAGAAGCAAAATCCCTag